A genomic segment from Aspergillus puulaauensis MK2 DNA, chromosome 1, nearly complete sequence encodes:
- a CDS encoding uncharacterized protein (COG:L;~EggNog:ENOG410PI7H;~InterPro:IPR022698;~PFAM:PF12013) — MEHQFFQRIPSLQIIICRCCKYGVHPKEVAAHLRVKHSIKPQECTQVAEAIQQWDNVMQEPHAVQIPRMLQNPLPGIELYMNGMQCQQDPEHCQYITTHIKSMRKHWQQVHGWTQHRHSGFVSRQEREQGMA; from the coding sequence ATGGAACATCAATTTTTTCAAAGGATCCCTAGTTTACAGATTATCATATGTCGTTGCTGCAAATATGGTGTGCACCCCAAGGAGGTAGCCGCGCATCTGCGGGTTAAGCATTCcatcaagccccaggagtGTACGCAGGTGGCCGAGGCAATCCAGCAGTGGGATAATGTGATGCAGGAACCCCACGCTGTCCAGATCCcccggatgctgcagaatccaTTACCCGGGATTGAACTGTACATGAACGGCATGCAGTGCCAGCAGGACCCCGAACATTGCCAGTACATCACCACCCATATCAAAAGTATGCGGAAACACTGGCAGCAGGTCCATGGATGgacccagcatcgccatagCGGGTTTGTCAGTCGCCAGGAGCGGGAACAGGGCATggcttag